The Alosa alosa isolate M-15738 ecotype Scorff River chromosome 11, AALO_Geno_1.1, whole genome shotgun sequence sequence GTAGGCCTGTCCGCGCAGTCAGGCCGGTCAGCGCAGGGGGCACCTTCCTCCAGATCAACCACCTGCAGGGGGAACTGGTCAGAAAGAGAAAGGTAAGCACAAAATGGCACAAAACACCCAAACCTGCAATTTGTACATGTCTTGTTCAAAGAATAAATTCTCATAGGACTAATCTGGAGGGAAGACACTTGAACCATGCAGAGACATGAAAAACATGTGACACGAATGATGATGAGTTTGACTTTCCTAGTGATAATGTATAGTCTACTATGCATTCTAGTATACCCATTATACATTATGCCCATTCTGTTTTTCGTCGTATCATTTACAATGTATATCAAATTATGTGTTTGGACTTGTTGAACAAGTAGGAAATGTGGGTATGATGTTTCAGTGATAATGAACATGAGACCTGTGAAACAACACTGTACAGCGCAGGCAGGTCTCTGTGATGTTCTGACACATGACTGCATCTGTGACTCCTGTGCAGGAGTGTGAGGACCTGAGGAAGGAGAATAAGTACCTGTCCAATGAGATCTACATGGAGAGGATCATGATGAGGACAGAGAACGAGCTGACCATGAGGAACCTGCGCAACCTTAACCAGGAGCTACAGGCCCAGGTGAAAGAGGTAAGGTTTTGGTGGGGTGTCGGCATAGCAACCACTGCCCATGACATGGTTCATACATGTATGTTCTATGTTCCCACAGTCCCATAATCTTCTTGGTGTTACATTCCCACAACGTAAAAACAACAACTATGGCGTTGGCTCTGATTTACATGCACTTGGCCAAATTCCAAAAAGATAGCAGACACAAAGAACAGTGTTGAGAGAATTTGTGCCTGAGGAAATCTTAAAACTCAGGCTCTAGCGGAGGGAACACAGGGCCTTGGGAGCATTCAAACATTGAATTGTGTGAACCTGGTGTGTGTGCCGATTCCCTCTGACAGCTGAAACAGAAGCTGCACCTGAGCCAGCAGAGGGCCACACTGTGCTCACGGGCAGCAGAGGACGCAGAGCTGAAGCGCGGAGAGGCAGAGAAGAGCCGGGCAGTGGCAGAGGCACGAGCCATGGACAGCCGTCAGGAGATGGACTTAGCACTGGACAACAGGGCCAAACTGAATGACGAAATGCAGCAGCTCAAAAAAGAGGCATGTCAAACATAGTCatactcacttacacacatgcatattacACAAcgcaactaacacacacacacacccacacacattagACAAGACACATAGTACTGCATTACACATAGTCAGGGGGTGAAATGATATGACTGATATTATTCTTGCAGTGAACAGACAAGGTTAAATCAGGACTCAACAATAAGTCAACTGATATAAATGTGTAATGATTCATATGATCAAAATTTGCACTAAATCTTTCATAGCACACAGATGTCCAGCTGTTGTTAGCCAAAGCAGAGAAGAACAACTTTGAAACAAAGCTGAAGCTGGACAGAGTATCCTCTGAGAAGCACGTTCTGCTGGAGGAGAACCGAggactggaggaggagaggaacaaTCTGCGGCATCGGCTGAAGGAACTCACAGAGGAGAATGTGAAGATCAAAGAGAAGTGAGATCACCTGTTATATTATCCAAtcaaaagtttgtgtgtgtgtgtgtgtgtgtatgtatatagtgtagtgtatagatagatatgtatgagaaaaatgtgtgtgtacgtgtgttccCTGAAGTTCTCTAAAAACTTGGTTTggtttgtgttaaatatctgcTGCCCCCCTCTGGCTAGTAGTGGTACAAGAAAAGGCCATAGCCATGgagtcaactttggaggagggTGAAATCAGTTCCTGCCATTCTATTATGTACAAACTCACTAACACATGGGGTGATCGGTCttcttttaaacaataatgtctaataagactgtttttctcattttcatGTGCCATTATATGTTATGCCATTGAGGGTTGAAAAAATTACCACCATAACTACAATCATATGAACATAAATCTGTGCATTGGTACAGAAAATAAGTCCAGATATTGTGGTCAAAGTAGCAAATATTCAAAAACGTGTTTGTGCAACAACTGCATGTGCTGTCTGGGTATGCCTTTGTGCTTTATGTGGCTATATTACCGTGGTGATCATGCAGGGGGGTACATGATCACATAACATAGAACATGATACAGCCTTGTATACAATCTAGTTAACAATAGTCTATAGTAGCTACTTGTTAAGCACTACCCTAATTTATGTTATGGGAGGGGGCAGGGCAGGGTGTAATAATGTCCCCTTCAAAGTATATTGTGATAACAGCTTTGGTACCTAACCTAAGACACCCTGAACATTCTGACAGTTGTGAAAATTTCAGTTCTGAAGAAAGCTTACTAGAATTTTGTGCAGACTTGTTTTGTGTGGTTGTTTAAACAGCAGACCTCTCAGCCTACTGAGATTTTTGAGGTACATATTCATTCAGAAGTATTTGACCTAGTTTCACATCACACAGCTCCAGCCAATTACAACCACACACGCTTCTGtggaaacaaaacacacatagacaagaAATATGGGTCACTTTGCTACTACTGACCACAACCATCTTCAACATTCAACAAAGGTATAACAATAGACAATATGACAGCCTCTGTGTATTAATCATCTAATGTCGCAGCCTTCTGTATACTCCAAATGTTAATACTTACAGTATCCtagcctattttaagtgggtatactgagatggtgatgtcctgcgtatcacgtagactaaACTGCTCCTGTTTGATCTGTTCTTATCTGGTCAGGCCACTAAATGTGCCTCTTGTCTCCTCATGTCTGTGTACATCTGGTGTTCTCCTGTCTCCAGGGAGGTGAGCTCCAGACGCAGAGCTCTAGCTGCGGAGGAGCAGAGCGAGAGGTCCAGTAAAGCGCAGCAGGAGGCCGAGCAGGCCAGGCGGCTGGCGGAGAGGGAGCGGGACGAGTGCACCAGCGAGTGCCTGGGCTGGAGGGAGAAGCACCAGACGCTGGAGAACATCCTCAAGGCTCAGGAGGACCTCAAGGCCCAGCGCCGAAACAAAGCAGTGAGTCAGTGTACTGATGGTTGATGTGTCATGTCAGACCACCTGTGACTGGAGAGCGTGGTATTTCATCCCAGGTTTCTAATCTTCGTGACCAGGGTTAGGGGGACTATGGTGTTGACATGCTGGTTCTGTGAGTGAATTAGAAGGGGTTTTAAAAgagcttggtgggggggggatgAGCAAACCAAGctcttcacaagcttctcaaaaggattgtacagaaaaatacaaacatttacaaaatataactatttttcttttcttagtGTCAGGCAAACATTAAGAGCTACGTCTTATGCATGACTGAAAGTGACCAGAGGGTTAAAATCCTGAAGAACTCAGATGGTGCCCCAAGGAACTTTACGGTAATTGTTATTCAATGGAAACATGGTTCAGGTGCATGGGTGCTTCTTACAACATCCAAGTATTTAGGCTAATAATTGCTCATACCAAGCATTCCCCTGCTGTCTACAGGAAGGAGATCCTGTGTATATCTCCACGCCAGAACCAGCCAGTGATGACACAGAGACAAGCTCATCATCAAGGTACCGTCACCTGAGACTCATCCACATAAAAGgttgtatttttaaaaaagaattaATTCATGAAATTAGGGTGCACAATTATCTATAGCCAGGGCAGTGGTAGTgcagtggctaaggagctgggctagcatgctgcagcctgaaaagttgtggcttcaattcccagcttccaccggtgtgcccttgagcaaggcacttaaccctgagctCCTCTAGGGACAACGGATAatagcgtctgctaaatgaataaatgtgaagGTATAGCAAACTACCTCTGATCATtaatctaattgagtggaacTGGTCTGATGTTCAGAACACCACAGAAGAGTGATGACTCATTTGCACCCCTCTGCCCCCAGGACCATGTTCAGAGTGTCTGCACCTCGGGCAGGGAGGGACTCTGGTCCCTCTTACTTCAGTGACCTTTCACCCATGGCAGCAGAAACTCCGTTGGACCCATGGCCTGCTAGGAGGAGCAGGAAAGTGGTGGAATACTTCTGGATCCCCACGGATGAGGAATGACTTCATCAGGATTTGAATGGAGATGCTGGTTGAATCAGTGTAGTAGGCTCTACTCATGTGTAGATTCTCAAATGACTGCTAGAAAAAAATAAGTGATCAAGTGTTTACCTTTAATGAGTTAAGCAACAGTGGTGCACAATTGAGCATTTTAAAACATCTTACAGTTACATGATCTAAGCTATTTAGAGTTTTACAGAAGCAGAGCTGTGCTCACATCAGAGAAAGCCCCATTGATCGAGGACAATGCACCTTCTCCTTCACTTGTCAATTACATTTCTTCTTGACAAGGGTaaagggttaaaaaaaaaaaaatctct is a genomic window containing:
- the LOC125303456 gene encoding golgin subfamily A member 6-like protein 22, which codes for MDSRQEMDLALDNRAKLNDEMQQLKKEHTDVQLLLAKAEKNNFETKLKLDRVSSEKHVLLEENRGLEEERNNLRHRLKELTEENVKIKEKEVSSRRRALAAEEQSERSSKAQQEAEQARRLAERERDECTSECLGWREKHQTLENILKAQEDLKAQRRNKACQANIKSYVLCMTESDQRVKILKNSDGAPRNFTEGDPVYISTPEPASDDTETSSSSRTMFRVSAPRAGRDSGPSYFSDLSPMAAETPLDPWPARRSRKVVEYFWIPTDEE